The stretch of DNA GTCCAACTCCGACCCTTACGAAGAAACCAACCGAGGAAGAGGATTTACCAGCGGAGTATTTGAGTAGCTCATTGGCCCAACAGACGCAAGCTCCGGCACGCAAAACTGAAGAAGAGCTGCGTGAGGAAGAAGAGTTACAATTGGCGCTAGCATTGAGCCAATCAGAGGCAGAAACGAAGAAATCTAAACAGACAAGAGGGTCGTTCTATAAATCCAGTAGCCCTGAACCAGCTAAGGTCCAGCGGAGTCCAAGCCCAGTGGAAGAACCACCAACAGATCCCGAGCTGGCTCGCTATTTGAACAGGAATTATTGGGAGCAGCGACAGGCGGCCGATTCTCCGGCTTCACCTTCCGCTCCAAGCCCGATGCCAAGTCCAATGCCAATGTCGATTCAACACAATTTGCTGCTAACAAAGGGCGGGGGAGATGATGCCGAGATAAACGAGTTTGCCCATGCGATGAAAACTCAGGTGGAAATATTTGTGAACAGAATGAAATCAAATTCGAGCCGTGGGCGCAGTATTTCTACGGATAGTTCCGTGCAAACACTGTTTATGAATTTGACTTCCCTACATTCACGACTGCTTACCTTCATCAAGGATATGGACGACAAACGCATGTGGTATGAGCAATTGCAGGACAAATTGACTCAGATAAAGGATTCTCGTGCTGCTCTGGATGTGTTGAGACAAGAACACCAGGAGAAGCTGCGTCGAATCGCGGAAGAACAGGAACGTCAAAAGCAACTACAAATGGCCCAGAAGTTGGAGATAATGCGCAAGAAAAAACAGGAATACCTTCAATACCAGCGTCAGTTGGCTTTGCAGCGCATACAAGAGCAGGAGCGTGAAATGCAAATCCGCCAAGAGCAACAGAAAGCTCAGTACCGCATGGGAACAGCGTTTCCCTTCATGTCGCCTCCGATACAGGGGCAACCGCAGGGATCTCCGGTGCATGGTGGGGTTACAAATTATCCCGGCTATATGTATCAACAGATTCCGGCCGGTGGAACTCTTCCACACTATGGTCCACCAGGAAGTCAACCGGGAGTGCCTCCTCAAATCGGACCACAATTGTTTTCTCCCCAGCATGGACCACCGACCAATATGAGTGGACAATATATGCCCCAAATCCAACCGGGTGCTGAGAACGTAACAAATCCGCCGCAGCAGCAGAACCTTGGACAGCCAACCCCACAGCAACTTGGTTCCGCTCCTTCATCGGGTCCAATGATGCCTCCTCCTGGGCTAAATATGATGCCCGGACAGGGTCCTCCACCAGGGCCGGTTCCAATGGCAAATGCTCCAATGATGGCACCTCCACCGCCGCAGCAAGGACATCCGATGAGTGCTGGACCCGTTCCACCACCGCCGGGAGCGCCCATCCCTTCTCAGGACCAACCACAGTCAGGAGGCCCACAATCGCATATTCCAACAACGCAACAGCCCGCTCCAGCTTCGGCTCCGCCGCAAACAGCGTCTGCACCAGCTCCGTCTCCCGCTATACCATCCGCCCCGGAACCTCCGACAGCCGAGTTGATAAGCTTTGACTAAATCATTCTTGAATACGATATGAATACACTTTAACGAAACAGTAATGATTGATCCATACATCAGGTTCTCGATTTCTAGCTAAAGTTGGTGTCATGTTGTACTAAAGCCCCAAAAAGAAAAGAGGTTACAGTGAAATTGAAATCTATGtctttttaattgtttttttcgcATTAGCTTCATGCTTATAGTGAATTTAATCTAAAAGGTGAACGGATACATATTAACCGATAAACAAATATACTGAAAGCATCCAACGCAAACGTTAAACTTCGCAACGAAACTATCTATCGGCTATTCGTTATTGGGTATTGCCCAACACAATAATAAACCACAATAATTTTCATTgcaaaatgttgaaattatACAAATATATCAATAGTAGTAATGTATTCAAAATTATTTCATACTTGATACGAAATAAATTTTAGGTTCCAAAATCTCATTGAACAGTACAAATGATTGAGAAATTCTGTTCGGAAATACATTACTCCTTGGACAGAATCTATGACACTGTTTGGTATCC from Toxorhynchites rutilus septentrionalis strain SRP chromosome 3, ASM2978413v1, whole genome shotgun sequence encodes:
- the LOC129775618 gene encoding hepatocyte growth factor-regulated tyrosine kinase substrate, with the protein product MFRTSNFDKSLESATSNLNLEPDWQSIMVICDAIRQGDVTAKHAIQQLKKKMFSTNPHSALYALLVLESVVKNCGSPIHDEISNKANCEMFQNLVNNTQHEEVRAKMLELIQAWACAFRSVFKYRSIRDTMNILKSEGHKFPELKEADAMFTSEIAPDWADGEVCHRCRVQFSFTQRKHHCRNCGQVFCHQCSSKTSTLPKFGIEKDVRVCEGCFAQLQRPTPTLTKKPTEEEDLPAEYLSSSLAQQTQAPARKTEEELREEEELQLALALSQSEAETKKSKQTRGSFYKSSSPEPAKVQRSPSPVEEPPTDPELARYLNRNYWEQRQAADSPASPSAPSPMPSPMPMSIQHNLLLTKGGGDDAEINEFAHAMKTQVEIFVNRMKSNSSRGRSISTDSSVQTLFMNLTSLHSRLLTFIKDMDDKRMWYEQLQDKLTQIKDSRAALDVLRQEHQEKLRRIAEEQERQKQLQMAQKLEIMRKKKQEYLQYQRQLALQRIQEQEREMQIRQEQQKAQYRMGTAFPFMSPPIQGQPQGSPVHGGVTNYPGYMYQQIPAGGTLPHYGPPGSQPGVPPQIGPQLFSPQHGPPTNMSGQYMPQIQPGAENVTNPPQQQNLGQPTPQQLGSAPSSGPMMPPPGLNMMPGQGPPPGPVPMANAPMMAPPPPQQGHPMSAGPVPPPPGAPIPSQDQPQSGGPQSHIPTTQQPAPASAPPQTASAPAPSPAIPSAPEPPTAELISFD